Proteins encoded together in one Apteryx mantelli isolate bAptMan1 unplaced genomic scaffold, bAptMan1.hap1 HAP1_SCAFFOLD_20, whole genome shotgun sequence window:
- the LOC136996049 gene encoding olfactory receptor 5B21-like, whose translation MEKGEWDNCTSPTEFLLLGMGNVPSLQTPLFLLSLIIYLLTVVGNILIVALVVADRHLHTPMYFFLSNLSSLETCYSSTILPRLLASFLTGDSTISAQGCIVQFYFFASFVVTECYLLAVMSYDRYLAICQPLLYASLMTWKVSLQLAAASWLVGFLIATTFSSFLPQLKFCGLQAMDHFFCDLTPLLELSCNDTRVVTLLTFIISILDVVIPFLFTLASYMCIIAAILRISSNVGRQKAFSTCSSHLTVVCVFYGTLIIVYTLPRTPKLRQLNKVFSFFYTVLTPLVNPLIYSLRNREVREALGKVFRKALACTQSS comes from the coding sequence atggagaaaggggaatgggacaattGCACATCTCCTACGGAATTTctcctgctgggaatggggaatgtcccctcactccagacaccactcttcctcctctcgctcatcATCTACTTGTTGACTGtagttgggaacatcctcatcgtTGCGCTGGTGGTGGCAGATCGgcatctgcacacccccatgtacttcttcctcagcaatctctcctccttggagacctgctacagctccaccatcctgccccggctgctggccagcttcctgactggggacagcaccatctctgctcagggctgtattgtacaattctatttttttgcctcttttgtaGTTACCgagtgttacctgctggcagtcatgtcctatgatcggtacttggccatctgccagcccctgctctatgccagcctcatgacctggaaggtctctctacagctggcagcagcgTCTTGGCTAGTGGGATTCCTTATCGCTACAACATTCTCTTCTTTCTTACCCCAGCTGAAATTCTGCGGTCTCCAGGCAatggaccacttcttctgtgatcttaccccactgctggagctctcctgcaATGACACCAGGGTGGTCACACTGCTAACTTTCATCATATCTATCCTGGATGTAGTCATCCCCTTCCTGTTCACTCTGGCCTCCTacatgtgcatcatagctgccatcctgaggatctcGTCCaatgtgggcaggcagaaggccttctccacctgctcctctcaccttaCAGTTGTCTgcgttttctatggcaccctcatcattgtctataCACTACCCAGAACCCCCAAACttaggcagctcaacaaagtgttctcctttttctacaccgtcctcacgcccctggttaatcccctcatctacagcctgcggaaccgggaggtcagggaggccctgggAAAGGTGTTCAGAAAAGCTCTGGCTTGCACCCAGAGCTCATAG